A window of Rhododendron vialii isolate Sample 1 chromosome 11a, ASM3025357v1 genomic DNA:
ATAAACGAGGACAAATGGACCAAGCACAAATCCTAATGTCCGATGCCGTTTCCAAATTACAGCTTCAAGAACGCAACCTGGCTCTCTTCTACTGCAATTTGATCGACTCTCACTCCAAACACAGATCGAAACCGGGGCTTTTCGATTCCTATACACGTCTCAAGCTGCTGATGAGTAGTTCAAGCTCTTTATATGTGAAACGTCGCGCATTTGAAGCAATGATGAGTGGATTGTGTGCGATGGACCTACCTTTTGAAGCTGAGAATTTGATGGAAGAAATGAGAGATTTAGCACTCAAGCCATCTGTGTTTGAGTTTAGGTCTGTGATATACGCATATGGAAGATTAGGTTTGTTGAATGATATGAAGAGGTGTTTGAATCTAATGGAGAGTGAGGGTTTGGGGTTAGATACAGTTTGCTCAAATATGATCCTAACGTCATTTGGAGCTCACGGCGAACTCTCAGAGATGGTTCTATGGCTCCGAAGGATTAGGAATTCAGGTGTTGGATTATCGATTCGAACTTATAACTCGGCATTGAAGTCGTGCCCGACAATCACAGAACTGCTTCAAGACCTCGAAGGTGTTCCCACTACTATCCAAGAGTTGATGGACAATTTACAAGGTGACGAGGGCTTGTTGGTCCAAGAGTTGATTGGATCAACGGTTTTGGAGGATACAATGGAGTGGAATTCGCTTGAAGGGAAGTTGGATTTGCATGGGATGCACTTGGGGTCTGCCTATTTGATTATGTTACAGTGGAGAGAGGAGCTCCGGTCAAGGTTTAAGGAAGGGAATTGCATTGTTCCGGCAGAGATTACAGTGGTTTGCGGGATGGGAAAGCACAGTGCTGTAAGGGGAGAGTCACCAATGAAGCGATTGGTCAAACAGATGATGATTTGGATGAAATGTCCAATGAGAATTGACCGGAACAATGTTGGATGTTTTGTTGCCAAGGGACGCGTGTTGAAAGACTGGTTAGGTTCATCTAACGCATTCTGCTAAGGCTTGTGAGAGTCGGGGAGAGTAATCCAATCATCGTGCCATAGTAGCTATCTCCATGTTTTACATGGGTCTTGTTAGAAAACTAGACAAGGAGCCTCGTTAGAAAATCTCTTGAACTGTTTGCTGCAGATGGAAATAGAGTCTGCAGCACTAGAGGAATTAATTGTAAACATTCTGTCATTTGCAAAACAGGAACCAACCTGATATTAGCATTATCTCCGCAACATAAACACATTAACCTAAACTAAAGGTATACCAAACGCATCTTTACATTGAACCTGGAATCAAAGTTGATCTCAAATGATCTTTTAGATAAACATGCAAAATTAAGTGTCCTGCAGACAAATTTCCAGTTTCCGCAGGGGAGCAGAGTAAGGAACCAAACTCGCCTAATGATCTCATTGTAATCTCTGCTCTAGCTTACATTAGTATAAGGAGCTTTCTGTTTGATGTAAACCACCTCAACAGTGCTTCAGAGTTCCTGAAGCATTGAATCTACCTCAAAAGGAAATAGGCTGGGATTTTCTGCTATATTTTTGGTTTCACATGTCTTCTGCTATTATTTTGCTGCCTACCACTTGGCAATGGCACCAAAATTACCCAGAAGCAGATGAATTGTTCAGATGTTAATGACAAAGGGCAGCGTGTAATACTCAAGTTCAAGTTTAACTACATTCTTTAACCAAAAGCTCTTTGCCCACGTCTGCATCTGTTGCGGCTCAAGCCATGGATTCATTCCGATGAACATTGAAATAGTCAACTCTCCCAGCAATCCTCCAATTAAACTGCACCGGaaagcaaaaaataatatatCAAATACggatcttttttttctttttttttaacagcaaaatacGGATCTTTACAGCAATCTCCAAGTTAGGCAAATTTTAGATAGCTGACAAGTGTGTCCTAGCCTTCCAACTCCTTTATTCCAGTTAATCCAACTGTGAGTATTTTAGATAGCTGACAATTGTGTCCTAGCCTTCCAACACCATTATTCCATTTAATCCAACTGTGAGTCTGAGTaattatgagatttttttttttggtaaataagtAATTATGAGATTAACCTTGATTCTACCATATTTACATGCAATACACCAAGTTGTTTAATCTTTATCACATATATTTTGGACACATGGAAACTTAATTGTACCACATTGGATAAGTGAAACAGAGCAGAATAGCTGCTGGTAATCTCTCAAGGAAATGACAAGCATTGATCCACTACTAGTGCAAGTTTCTTATTCACAGGAAATCTTGAcacccttaattttttttaattggtatTAAGTATTAACCAAGCAGTCTGGCTGAATATCCCAAGTCTTCACATAAAAGGTAACGAAATCCACTTTGATATTCTGCATATCTTTTAACTGACGTCTACGCACAATACAGTTGGCCTGTCATTGTCAACACTCCAATAAGTGGTCCTAATGTTGCTTGAACTAGGTGTGCACTGCAGCACTGTGCACTAAATGCACCATCACAAGTCTGGGATCAGCAACAGGGAGAAGTCGGTCAAACTAGGTAGAAGCTCTTTTCTTTGAGGTACATTCTCTCACGCAAAGTAAAGTTAAAAGGAAGATTGCTCTTTTCCTGGTGCAGATTGTACGTTCACCCGAACTGTAAATAATATATCAAATTCATGAAAGATACTCACCTGCCACTGGCAAGTAGTGTCTTGGAGAAAGAGACTTTCTTCTCTCTACCATGACTGCATTCATCGATGAGAAAATTGAGCTGTATCATCAATGACGAGCTTGGTAGCAAGAAAACATTTTATGATCTGGTGGCTGTACAATGTGGAGTATCATTGAGGTAAGCAAACAAATAGATATATAGAGACACCAAAACACAATTTCAGAGCCAACACTTTACCTAAGCTTTATTGCCAAAAAGACACTTGATGATGGCTTCGATATTGTCCTTCATAGGTCTCTAATCACATCACGTACCCTAATGCTCGAAAGTGAACGACAATGCCAAcagcaaaaagcaaaagaaccATGCATCAAAGAGTTTCCACCACCTGATAAAGCTTATTCACTTCTGTTTTCTTGTCCAACATCAAAAAGTTAAGTCGTTCCCATTCTTAGTGTACTAACCTGTAACAAGAAATATGGTACATTAATATAACCATCAAAAGACAAAATACAGCGGCTTCTAGTACATTCAAAAATGGTGAAAGGCTGAATCAAGTTTCAATAGGACTTGGGACGCTGTTAATGTTGAGGAAGCTGCTAGACTTTCGGCAAAATTAAATGTACGAGTATCTTATGGACAAATAGACACAAGGGGGAAGAAATACACCTTACACAAGTGCACCATTCCGAGGTATGAGAATGGCTCATAATCTCGATTTACCTTTGTTTTATGCCTTTGATGAGACAAATAAAGAGTCATTAGGATCCTATCACCTTATGTTCCATGGTGTTTTCCTATGAATTACATGGTTCCAAAACACCGGGAAAGATGTGTGAAACAACCGAACAGAAAGACATGACTCAACTAGGTATTCAGCTCTAATGGAACTTAGTTATCGAGGCCATATCTCAACAAGATGGAAACCAGTgacaacagaaaagaaaaaaacatggcATACCAAGCCCCGATGAATTCAGCAAACACGTCTTTAGTTTGCACCTCTTAAAACCAAGGCATCCACCATATATACATCTTTCCTAGGTTTTTGTGCGAAACTGCTTCTGCAATTAAGCGACGCGCCTGTCCTTCTACAGCGAGAGGCAGAGATGGTGCAGCTCCAACGCCAACAACAACTCCTTGCAGTCGTGCTTCGATATTACTGATGGCACGCTGCAATTTTCAGAGACAAAATTGTTGAGTCTTATGTCCTTACAAGATTTTGCCCACAAATTGATATTTTTGACTGAACTCAGAAAGACAAGATCAAATATGTGAAATGAATAAAGCATCACCAGAGTCGCCAAATCCATATTCTgagttcttttcttgtttttgataTTGATAATTTGATATGTCAAAAGGAAATCAATCAACTTAAACAGAAGCATAATCCTAAATATTTTAATTCTATGACTAAATGAAACTAGCTTAACATGAACTTACACTTGCAGTCATAACTGACCAGCCAAAATTAATTCCCTACTATGTAAAACTAAGATAACAGCAAAACGAGCCTGGAAAATGGAGTGCATAATGAAGTCCTGAGATTCGAAGAACAGCCCTTTTCTGCTAGTTGATTCACAAACTGGCTAGCTTCATATGATTTTGTAGAACAGTTTGCAGCCAAAATTACACATTCTATGCATAAAGTTGTCTTGGCAAAGTTCTTGTAAATGCCATTGCATGGGCAAGTCATAATTGATTCGACAACTATAGTTTTGCTTAAAAAAGATTTGGCAGTCACATCTAAGTCACCAACTGATTTCAACTTCTCAGACTTCGAAATTGACCAAGGTTAAGAAACAACTTTGAAAGCGTCGATAAAATAGACGAAAAAGAGAACAATGAAGATTCTAACCTGGGCATGGGGATTCTGAACTTCTACTCCACTGGACTTGTGAGATTTAGTCCATTCCACAAGTGGAtcatggataaaagtttccagGACACTCACTAGAGTCTCCCTATGGGCCCTGAGTACAGAAAGTGTGATCTCACAAACCCTCAGAAAAATACCCTCATATCCAGTAATGCCCAATCCATCAATCACATTCTGTAGATCCAATCAGAGAATTCAATTGAAGAAATTAGCTGTCATGCAGAACAGAAGAGTTTAAATTAATTGCCAAGAATGCACTTGATTGAGGTGAGAATACCGCATTTTTACAAACTCAGTATTTTGTTTGGTGCAATCATGAATTCTAAACTTCATTGGCAATACATGCGTACAGAGTTCATCAGAAAAATGATCACAACTTGGCCTCTGGACAACAGCTAAAATTTGGCCATAATGTGCAGGTCATATAACTATGTGCTTTTCTTACCTGGGTTAGCCTGAAAGGCACCAGCTCAGGTTTCTCCAACTGCAAACCTTTGTCAAATAAGCAACTGAAATCAACATGAATACAGTCCCCTGTGGTAGAATCGAAAAGAATATTTTCCCCGTGCCTATCTCCAAGGCCCACAATGTGCCCAACCATTGACCAAACTGCAGCAGTGTGTGAATATGCAACTCGAGCCCTGAACCAAGCAGCTGGTTCAGAAAATGtgttcaaaaaccatttgtgaAAAGCTGGAGGAAACATCGGAAGAATTTTGTTCTTCAGCATCTCATCTTCTGGCGTTTTCCCTTGGCATTGATCATAAATTCGCTTGATTTGCGGATTTGTCTTATTCCTGTCAAATTTCCCACAGCTTATATAAATGTCTTGAAGTATATGTCGGAGCCCACGAGTGTGGGGAACCCACTCAACCATACCACAGTCCTCCGTTAGGGGAATCACTGCAAAGGTGCGAATGTAAAGCTTCCTCCTGCGACTTTCTGGGCACTTGGACAATAAACGGTTTATCATAGCATTAAATTCCATCATGCGTGCATCTTTTCTGAGGTCATCCTTGGGTTTGCAAAGGAATGGACGTTCAATGCCATCGCTACCCAGAAGAACCACCTGTAAACAACAACGTATGGGACTTATGTTATGAAGATGATGCATAGGCAGCATAGTGAAAGCTTCAATGACCTCAAGGACAAACTATCAAGTGCATCTCTACCATGTCATAGAGGCAAAAAAAATAGACTCCTCCAAAGATTTGGCTGAACAAAGTCAACATGACCATAAAGTATAGAAAGATAGGGCCTATTCCAACTATCTGAATAGACAGATAGTACACATGAGCTTGCAAGGAGGTGCTTTCCACTTCTTTTAGGTTTGCAATGAGAAAATTTGGTTTCTCTACTTCATGATCCGTGGGTAAATCTTATCAAGGGCATATCTACCAGGGTAACCTGTCCAGCAGTTTGAGAAGGCAAGAGAACAAATATACTCTTGAACGAAAAGATGGTGATGGCTCTTCAACACCAATTTCCGGAACATTATAAATGTGATCATAACCGATCAAAAAATCTTGAACCAGATGGGAAAGCAATTAGAAATACTTGTGAAAACATGTTCAAGCAATCTGATTCGAACGACAGATCATACAAGAAGCTTACTTTCTTGGGTCGCTGAAGAGACGAAAGGATCTCAGCTTCATCAGCAATACCTGATATTGTCGGAAGGTCTGTGGCCGAGAAGATATCAGATCTAAGCGAGTCAGACAGATCCATATCATATGTGGGTAGATTTACCGTCAGGGACTGCTGGATGGGCATTATGATTTCCAGTGGCATCATCCTCTTCAATGCACTGAATTCAGTTGAGATGTTGATGGTCCTTGCCTTTGACTGACCAGCATGGAAGCACAACCTGATTAGATGATCAACCAGGGTAGCAAACTGAACAAACAAGTTATTTCCATTGTTTCCCTGACTTGACAATTTTCTCGCAGCTTGTATGATCTCCGCAGCAGCCTCTCTCCTTGAAGGTACTGTGGACTTTGAAACTGCCGCCATAATCCAGAGGGCTTGCTGTGGGTATTGCCGTAGAACAGAGGTGATAATGTGTTTGACCAAACGCACAATTTCGTCATTTTGGTGGCAAATTCTGGAAACTAACTGAGGAAGCACTGTTAACCACTGATATGTGGGCAGATCCTTTAAACACCCTCGCATGATGCCCATTacctgaaaagaaaggaaaaaacggCATTAATTGATAAATGGTGAAGAAGAGCAAAGTCACCCTTTTATTTTGGACAATATAAGATCGGGACACTAAGATCACCACCTTCACATGGACATTTTTCATATCTTTATTGGATGAACCACTTCTCTGATAAATgcttccaaaatcaaaccaaaggGTTAACAACCTTGGAAGGGCTTGAAAGAGATTCTTGTGGCCTCTATGAAGACCCTTCGCATAGTATAACAGTACATCAGGAAGGTAGGACCACCAATGCTTTTCCAAATTCGTAGAAACAACAGTCGCCGAAACAGATGGAACCCTGGGACCTAGATCAAAATTATCCTCCTGCCGTTTTCTGGTATCAACAAGCAGTTCATCACAATACTTAGCCACATAAAAGTATCCTTTCTCCCACTTGGGCTGGAGATCTCTCACCCTAGAATACAGACCGATGACATCTTCCTTCTGCCTCTGGCCAGTATAATGGATCCACCTCGAGTAGAGGAGGAGAGTTTTTGCAATATCCAGATTATCATTGAAGGCTGGAGTATCACAGAGTAAAGGAGGTGGGTTCAGTGGAACCACTGACAAGCTGGTGATAGATGACACGGCAGCAGAACCAATAACCTCCACTGGCATGTTCAGCAGATTTTGCTGCAGCTCTGCAATGGCACCATCTGATCTCCTAGTACTCCACAGAAGCTTAGCCTTTTCCATGTGAACATTAGGTGCCCCAGAAGCCTTGGCTTCTAGAATTGCTCGATTAGCTGTCTCGTAATGACCAGCCGATCGACAGAGTTTTGCATACTGCAGCCAGTAGTTCCCAACTCGAGCACCAAGACCACTGGCACCAAAAACCAGTCTCCGGAAAGCTAAGAGTGGCTCCCTCGTCCACAGAGATGGTTGTGTAAATCTGAGCCGATTTTCCCAATTGTCCGCCACTTTTGAGAATCCAGATTCACCCAAATGGAATGATTTCTCCAAGAAAGATTCACCGACAAGGAGACTATGGAAGTCTTCCAACTCCCTTAGCATGTGAAGCTTTACAACAAATGGGTAAGCCCGGATATAGGAGTCCATTCCAGCAGCAGCTAAAGGAGCAATCAGAGCTTGTTTTGAGAGTGCAATTCGTTCAGCAACTGAGAATTGATCTTTTTTCATCATTGCCTGCAGAATCTTTGCAACATCCATGTCAAAGGAAGCATTGCTCTCAGAACTGCTACAAAGTAAACCTTCTTCATCAGCTCCATTAAGGAACTCATCCATCAGGTTCCACCTGCCAAGCCTCCATGCAGCCTGAATACCTTGCATACACCATGTTTTCTTGTACTGAGGAACCCTAGAAATCAATCCATCTACATGAGTGACCATCGCCTGCAAATGGCACATGTTTAGCAGACAGTTGAGAACATCTGAATGCCTCTGAACTGAAGTGGGTTCCATCTGCAAAGCCTGTTCGCAAGAAGTCAAAACTTCTGCCCAATTTCCCGCTTTCTTGTTTATTAAGAGCTGGTCTTGCAAGCTTTTAGATTTGCGTAGACATGCCAAACCAGACAAACCATCAGGCTCATCCAAGCAGCTGTATATTTCCATTAGAAGTGAGacatcttcatcttcaaataTGCCACTCCTCGTAGCTGCAGGGTTAAAAGATCCCGACTTTTCCTGCACGTGAGACTCAAAGTACAACAAAGACCTCGCATAAGCCTGACACCTGAATGAGGCCCTAGAAAGGGTTACCTTAGGAATTGCAGCCAAAAGCTCTGAAACATATTTACACTGCATAAGGACTTGGTCTGAATTTactgaagtattcatattttgatcttttaaCTTGGAAGCTTGTTGCTTAGAATTTGATGATTGAAGAGACTGAGCAAGAGCAATCTCTTGCTCAACATCATCCACCCATTGGCCAAGATTATCAAGAAGAGTGAACACAGCCTGAATGCAAACTTCACTTTGCCGAGAATTGATTCCATGAATCGCAGCCACACTATTCTCTGATACTGCAGCATCAAGAACACTTAGGATCTCCTCCGTTATGCCACATCGTGCCTCCTCAGTGCCATGGCAGACAGCATCAAGGACCAAATATGGCAGCAGATATATTGCTGTTTGCATATCGTGACGCACTATCCCTCGGCAAGAATTGAAAATACTTGCACGGGAACCAGTTGCATGCACAGTCAACTTTCTTATCCAGAAATATATCCATCTTCTAAAAGACATGGAAGGCCGGTAAATAGGTCCAGCAGATGATGAATCTGCCACATTTGGAAGCTGAAATCTTGAGGTTAAACAAGGAGCAATTATCTCTTTCACATAGGTGGAGAAACGGTCCCACAACCTCTGACCCCTACCATTCATTCCACTGGTATTAGAATTGATCTTGATCCCAGGAGGAGGGACATTCAAAGGTTGTTTACACTTCAGTGTCTGTAACGCAGAAGCTGTATCATTTTCATCTAGTGATGCCTCACAACCCGCAATCTTCAGAAGCTCCTGTATAGCCAATGCTGCAGAGTCTTGGATAATGGTGTCAGGCGCAGCTCTAAAAGCCCTTGCCAGATGCTTGTGGATCAACTCGAATATCAAATCGTCATCTGAACAAGCAATTTTAAAGCGCTGGCTTGAAGCACCCTTTACTTTAGCAGGATCAACTGCACCAAGTGCTCCAAGGCAATCAGCACATACCAACTTCAGCCGCTGTCCCACTGAAGTTCTTGATTCTTCTGCACAACCTCTAAGCAAGGAAATAATCAAAGAACTCAAGACGTCCATATCCGAACCTACTTCCCCAGTGACAAAAGTAGTGACGTCCTCCCTTCTCAGGTTCAGCAATTTGCACAGCTCGCTACTCACCATGTACCTAACATTCAAATTCTCGTGATTTAGACCATCAACAATATCCCGCAATTGGTCTTTCAACGTTGTGGATCCACGTGCTTCTTCTATCACTTTGTTCACTCCTCTTAGGGCAGGAATATTGGGCAAAGGAGGGAACTCACAGATATGCTGCTTCAGGATATTCCTATTCTCAAAAACAAGTTCTTCTAAGATTTCCACAATTTTACTGAAATTTGAAGAATGCCTATCCCGCTCCAACAAGGGAATAAGAGCAGCAAAAACTTGAGATATTACATGTTTAGTACTAGAAGGTGCTAGCTTTACCAACTGCTTTATGAAAAAGTGTAAGACACAGAGACCCTCAGCCTGCAGTGGCTCTTTATCAATAACATACATGAGAAGAACCATGAGTTTAGGTACGTAAGTTCTAAGGTGGGAACCCATCATATTGATCAGCATCTCTATACGTTTTATGGCTTGTTTCTGCAATAACAGGTCCTCCGTGTGAATCAATTTTCTATCCATACTGTTAAGAAGACCAACAAAGTGATTCTTCAAAAATCCTGGAAGATCATCAGAATCAGTTAAAATTCTTGCAACTTCTTTTATCATCTGAGGCACCTTAGCTAACCTGCAAACACAAACTAAAAGCGCTTACTGACAAATGCCACAATTTTACAGATGTAATAGCAGTACCATGAAAATGAGCATATATTCTCAGCTAAAGAGACCCTAAATCAGAAGCCCAGACCAACCAATTGAGGCTTGAAAAAAAGTTGACATCCATGTGGACTTTGGCAACATCAATGTTCTAAATTAATGTAAATgtagagagcgagagagagagagagagagagagagagagagagagatgccatTGAATTGTTCAAAATGCATACATAGGGAAGCAAAGCCCCTCTTAGGAATGTTCAAGATCAGAATACCCAAGAAAATCCAAGACAAAGAGTGCTTTATTGGACTCCAACCAACCAACAATGTCTTTGTCAATAGACTCAATCCTTAGAATCTAAAGATTGGTGAAGAATTGTGCACCTTTTGTTAGTCTCATCCAAATCACCATCTACAAAGCACACAAGTTCATCTAATAGTGCAGGCAATGCAGCTGCAAAAATCTCTTGGTTGTTGGATCCAGTCTGCACATGGTAAAACTGCAAAGCCGAGAGCAAATCTTCACTATCAGCTTGATGAAGGGCAAACGCAAGCACCTTTGGTAGCCAAGTCACGATCAGTTGCACCATATCTGTGTTCAAGCACCTGGCAAACTCATATAAGGTGACAACTGCTTGATCATTACCCTGTTGGGTGACTACAAGCTTTGGAAGGACAACAGGAATCATTTTTTTGACAAGTTCTTCAGTTTCAACTCCAAGGACAGCCTCTGCAAACTCTCTGACCATTTGCAGACGGCTTGCAAGCCTATTGGACAGATAATCATACAACTCATTCCGAACATGAATAACT
This region includes:
- the LOC131308664 gene encoding serine/threonine-protein kinase ATR isoform X6, which translates into the protein MGGCLQALHSSCPDDVVKLTAANLVKVFPESMQRTKSSELKAALCNAYIRIAKSCPPHIWRPESLISLLCSSNACFALIDCLRMALSTIIPDAVEEETIENRKMNRSPPNPGGCESIRVGGKRPLQDQNTFQTKRQKFDKKVITLQADSLDEKMISCKVTTGVINEYGEYMLKSLFSFVEFLNPPGGKATLLSPEVSLTALSMLSIAVCIYTQTQLSRCIFGKMHGWIPWICEQVLLFSEHCSFTYSIHLTHVTNNYMLQASQGTALSFDLFIFMEAVHSVLLVECILPKENKLFRIMGDGADQLHLVLNLPWTHTLVDAEPHPPWKMKCLSVQILSKMGCIMESGINLKVLDFALQDEVDEVRTEAIISMPIFCLWSGLGIRTDLFKRLQFLEEEKSEQVKRVIPFSLGYLACICGSCNGIAGLCENECKLFLTKDTVKHNATVDLLSAGFWCSKCDSRVVHNQELYPMVVHLTDIQSAEFDIDDDFFRLQSLFFELLYDDSSEEVQVACVGIIHRILAHGTKDMLLRTRSEWIKCVDYLLLHRKRAVRVAFSTRIGSFLEEPMLNCLLLEEEESNKTKEQKLLDKIKHALAEADDPQIFETLLESTAEIMVSVDINSQVFLFSLILLVDQLDNPNLTVRLSASKLIRRSCYIHLKGGFELVLSKVIHVRNELYDYLSNRLASRLQMVREFAEAVLGVETEELVKKMIPVVLPKLVVTQQGNDQAVVTLYEFARCLNTDMVQLIVTWLPKVLAFALHQADSEDLLSALQFYHVQTGSNNQEIFAAALPALLDELVCFVDGDLDETNKRLAKVPQMIKEVARILTDSDDLPGFLKNHFVGLLNSMDRKLIHTEDLLLQKQAIKRIEMLINMMGSHLRTYVPKLMVLLMYVIDKEPLQAEGLCVLHFFIKQLVKLAPSSTKHVISQVFAALIPLLERDRHSSNFSKIVEILEELVFENRNILKQHICEFPPLPNIPALRGVNKVIEEARGSTTLKDQLRDIVDGLNHENLNVRYMVSSELCKLLNLRREDVTTFVTGEVGSDMDVLSSLIISLLRGCAEESRTSVGQRLKLVCADCLGALGAVDPAKVKGASSQRFKIACSDDDLIFELIHKHLARAFRAAPDTIIQDSAALAIQELLKIAGCEASLDENDTASALQTLKCKQPLNVPPPGIKINSNTSGMNGRGQRLWDRFSTYVKEIIAPCLTSRFQLPNVADSSSAGPIYRPSMSFRRWIYFWIRKLTVHATGSRASIFNSCRGIVRHDMQTAIYLLPYLVLDAVCHGTEEARCGITEEILSVLDAAVSENSVAAIHGINSRQSEVCIQAVFTLLDNLGQWVDDVEQEIALAQSLQSSNSKQQASKLKDQNMNTSVNSDQVLMQCKYVSELLAAIPKVTLSRASFRCQAYARSLLYFESHVQEKSGSFNPAATRSGIFEDEDVSLLMEIYSCLDEPDGLSGLACLRKSKSLQDQLLINKKAGNWAEVLTSCEQALQMEPTSVQRHSDVLNCLLNMCHLQAMVTHVDGLISRVPQYKKTWCMQGIQAAWRLGRWNLMDEFLNGADEEGLLCSSSESNASFDMDVAKILQAMMKKDQFSVAERIALSKQALIAPLAAAGMDSYIRAYPFVVKLHMLRELEDFHSLLVGESFLEKSFHLGESGFSKVADNWENRLRFTQPSLWTREPLLAFRRLVFGASGLGARVGNYWLQYAKLCRSAGHYETANRAILEAKASGAPNVHMEKAKLLWSTRRSDGAIAELQQNLLNMPVEVIGSAAVSSITSLSVVPLNPPPLLCDTPAFNDNLDIAKTLLLYSRWIHYTGQRQKEDVIGLYSRVRDLQPKWEKGYFYVAKYCDELLVDTRKRQEDNFDLGPRVPSVSATVVSTNLEKHWWSYLPDVLLYYAKGLHRGHKNLFQALPRLLTLWFDFGSIYQRSGSSNKDMKNVHVKVMGIMRGCLKDLPTYQWLTVLPQLVSRICHQNDEIVRLVKHIITSVLRQYPQQALWIMAAVSKSTVPSRREAAAEIIQAARKLSSQGNNGNNLFVQFATLVDHLIRLCFHAGQSKARTINISTEFSALKRMMPLEIIMPIQQSLTVNLPTYDMDLSDSLRSDIFSATDLPTISGIADEAEILSSLQRPKKVVLLGSDGIERPFLCKPKDDLRKDARMMEFNAMINRLLSKCPESRRRKLYIRTFAVIPLTEDCGMVEWVPHTRGLRHILQDIYISCGKFDRNKTNPQIKRIYDQCQGKTPEDEMLKNKILPMFPPAFHKWFLNTFSEPAAWFRARVAYSHTAAVWSMVGHIVGLGDRHGENILFDSTTGDCIHVDFSCLFDKGLQLEKPELVPFRLTQNVIDGLGITGYEGIFLRVCEITLSVLRAHRETLVSVLETFIHDPLVEWTKSHKSSGVEVQNPHAQRAISNIEARLQGVVVGVGAAPSLPLAVEGQARRLIAEAVSHKNLGKMYIWWMPWF